A window of Cellulomonas sp. SLBN-39 genomic DNA:
GGAGATCGTCTACAAGCACTACGTGAACCTCGGCATCGCGGCGGCCACCCCGCGGGGCCTCGTGGTGCCGAACATCAAGGACGCGCACCGCCTCGACCTGCTGGGCCTGGCGACGGCGCTCGGCGAGCTCACCGCCACCGCGCGTGCCGGGCGCACGTCCCCGGCGGACATGTCCGACGGCACGATCACGATCACGAACGTCGGCGTGTTCGGCATCGACACCGGCACCCCGATCCTCAACCCCGGCGAGGCCGCGATCCTCGCGTTCGGGGCGATCCGGCAGCAGCCGTGGGTGCACAAGGGCAAGGTCAAGCCGCGCCACGTCACGCAGCTGGCGCTGAGCTTCGACCACCGGCTCGTCGACGGCGCCCTCGGCTCGCGCCTGCTCGCCGACATCGCGGCCGTCCTGGCCGACCCGGCCCAGGCGCTCGTCTGGGGCTGAGCCCGTCCCGCGCACGCCCGGCCCGTCGTGGGCCGGGCGCGCGCAAGCTGCCGGACGGGTCAGGCCGGCTCCGGCTCGACGGGCAGCCAGAGCTCGGCGTCGGCGGTGCCGTCGTCGTGCCACTGCGTCCGCAGCAGCTCCGGCCCGGGGCGGGTGCGCCACGGGTTGGCCGGGAACCAGCCGGCGTAGGCGTCGAGCCACATCTGCTGCAGCCCCTCCGGGTAGGTGCTGCGGCGGGCGCTCAGCACGAGCCAGGCGCCCGCCGGCACGCGCAGCTCTTCCAGGTCCGCCGGCGCGGGCGCCGACGTGACGGCCGCGTGCCAGTAGTCCAGCTCGGTGCCCTCCTCGCGCGGCCCGTCCCGCACGTCCGTCACGGACACGACGCCGGCGGGCTCCTGGTCCGACAGCGCCTCGATCCGGGCGGCGACCGCGGGCGCGATGCCGTCGACGAAGTCCTCCATCGCGGCGTTGCGCCCCCGGTGCACCAGGGGGATGCGGGCCCGCAGGCCCACGACCCGCAGCTCGGGCTTGTCGATGATGCGGTACTCCATGCTGCTGCTCCCTTCGACGGTGAGGTGGAAGGAGACCCGGGGCTGGGAGACCAGGGGTGGACGGGTGCGCCGGGCCTCCCCGGCCCCCACGCCGTGGACGGCACGGAACGCCCGGCTGAACGCCTCCGTCGAGCCGTACCCGTGGCGCACCGCGACGTCGAGCAGGGGGCGCCCCCCGGCGAGCACGTCCGCGGCCGCCAGGGTCATGCGCCGTCGCCGCGCGTACTCCCCGATCGGGAACCCGGCCAGCGACGAGAACGTGCGGCGGAAGTGGTGCTCGCTCGTCCCCGCCCGTCGGCTCACCGCGGCGACGTCCACCGGCTCGCCCGCCCGCACCGCCTCCTCGACCAGGTCGAGCGCGGCGTTGAACCTCTCCAGCACCGTGGTCCTCCTTCCCGTGACACGTCCATCGTCGGCCGGTGCACGTCGTGCGGCCCGACCTTTCCGGTGCCGGTCCGGTCGTCCGGCCGCGAGTCCGCCCCGCGTGTCCGACGTCGCACGCCCGCCGCTGGGCCTGGCGCCGCCCGGGGTGGTGGGATGGTCGGGGCGGTGCACGAGGCGCCGGCCCGGGAAGGTCACATGCGCTCCTCCGCCCTGCACCCGCACCGCGCGCCCGTCGTGCGTGCCGCGGTCCTCGCCGCGCTCGCGACCGTGCTGCTCATGCTCGTCGGCACGCCGCCCGCGTCCGCGCACAACGCGCTGCGGGGCAGCGACCCCGCCGACGGCGCGACCGTCCCGGCGGCGCCTGACCGGGTCACGCTGACGTTCGACCAGCCCGCGATCGAGCTGGGCTCCGAGGTCGTCGTCACCGCGCCCGACGGCACGGTCGTCAGCGAGGGGCCTGTGCAGGTCGCCGAGAACGACGTCGTGCAGATCCTCGCCGACGAGCGGCCCGCGGGCGAGTACCAGGTGGCGTGGCGCGTGACCTCGGCCGACGGCCACCCCATCAGCGGTGCTTTCGCGTTCACCGCCGCCGAGGGGACGGGCGAGCCGGAGCCGACGATCGAGCAGACGGCCACCCCGACGCCCGGGCCGACGACGCCGCCGGCGGCCACGCCCACGGACGCCTCGACCCCGGCACCGACCGCCGCGCAGACCGCGGCCCCCGCCGAGCGGGACGTCGCCACCTCCGGGACGCCCGCGTGGCTGTGGGCCGCCGGTGCCGCCGCCGTCGTCGTGGCCGCAGCGGTCGCCGTCGTGGCCGCCCGCCGCCGCACGTCCGCGGCCCGTGGCGGCGCGACGGCCGGCGACGGGGACCGCTGACGGCCCGTGCCCGCCTACGCTGACCGGGTGGAGGCAGCGAGCACGACGACCGCACCCGCCGACGTGCGCGCCGCGGCGTCGGTCCGGACGCGCGCGCTCGTCCTGCTGCCCGTCGCCGGCGCGGTCGCGGTAGTCCTCGGCCTGACGTACACGGGGGCCGCCGCGCCCACCGTGGTCGGCGACCCCGGTGCCGTCGTCCGGTGGGGCCTGCCCGTCGTCGAGACCCTCGCCGAGCTCGCGGCGTCCCTGACGCTCGGGGCGCTCGTCCTCGCCGTCTGCCTGCTGCCGCGCCGCGCGGCGTCCACCGCCCCGGTGCGCGGCGGCACCCGCCCCCGGCCCGACGGGTCCTTCGCCCCGGCCGACGGCGGTGCGTACGCGCGCAGCCTCGTGCTCGCCGCCGCGGCAGCCGGCACCTGGACGGTCCTCGCGCTCGTGCAGCTCGTGCTCACGTACGCGTCCGTCGCGGGCCGGTCGCCGACGTCGCCGACGTTCGGCGACGAGCTCGCGCTGTTCGTCACGCAGATCGACCTGGGCCGCACCCTGCTGTCCGTCGTCGCGCTCGCGGCCGTCGTCACGGTCGTCGCGCTGCTCGTCGCCACCCCCACGGGCGCGGCGTGGGCGGCCGTGCTCGTGCTGGTGGCGCTGTGGCAGCAGGCCCAGACGGGCCACGCCGCCGGGGCTGCGAGCCACGAGGTCGCGACCCAGTCGATGGTGCTGCACCTGGTCGGCGCCGCGGTGTGGATCGGCGCGCTCGCCGCGCTCGCGGTGCTCGGCGGCCGGCTGGGCACCGACGTCGCGCCCGCCGTGGCCCGGTACTCGGTGGTGGCGGGCTGGTGCGTCGCGGGCGTCGCGCTGTCGGGCGTCGTGAACGGCGTCGTCCGCCTCGGCGGCTGGGACGGCCTGACGACGACGTACGGGCTGCTGCTGCTGGTCAAGGTGGCGCTGTTCGTGGTGCTCGCGCTGCTCGGGCTCGCGCACCGCCGCCGCACCGTGCCGCGGCTGGCGCAGGTCGCGCCCGCGGGCCGGTGGCTGCTGTGGCGGCTCGTGCTCGTCGAGGTCGCCGTCATGGGTGCCGTCTCGGGCGTGGCGGTGGCCCTCGGGTCCACGGCGCCGCCCGTGCCGGACGAGCCGCTGGCCGACACCTCGCCGGCCGTGCTGGTGACGGGCCACCCGCTGCCGCCGGAGCCGGACCTCGCGCAGTGGGTGCTGCAGTGGCGGTGGGACGTGCTGACCGCGTCCGCGGCGGCCGCGGGGCTCGTGGTCTACCTGCGCTGGGTGCACCGGCTGCGCCGCCGCGGCGACGCGTGGCCGTGGGGCCGCACGGCGTCCTGGGTCGTCGCGATGCTGACGTTCGTGTGGACGACGTCCGGCGGGCCGGCGATGTACGGGCACGTGCTGTTCAGCGCGCACATGGTGCAGCACATGGTCCTCGCCATGGTCGTGCCGATCTTCGTGGCGCTGTCGGCGCCCGTGACGCTGGCGCTGCGCGCGCTGCCGGCCCGGTCC
This region includes:
- a CDS encoding helix-turn-helix domain-containing protein; this translates as MLERFNAALDLVEEAVRAGEPVDVAAVSRRAGTSEHHFRRTFSSLAGFPIGEYARRRRMTLAAADVLAGGRPLLDVAVRHGYGSTEAFSRAFRAVHGVGAGEARRTRPPLVSQPRVSFHLTVEGSSSMEYRIIDKPELRVVGLRARIPLVHRGRNAAMEDFVDGIAPAVAARIEALSDQEPAGVVSVTDVRDGPREEGTELDYWHAAVTSAPAPADLEELRVPAGAWLVLSARRSTYPEGLQQMWLDAYAGWFPANPWRTRPGPELLRTQWHDDGTADAELWLPVEPEPA
- a CDS encoding copper resistance CopC family protein translates to MRSSALHPHRAPVVRAAVLAALATVLLMLVGTPPASAHNALRGSDPADGATVPAAPDRVTLTFDQPAIELGSEVVVTAPDGTVVSEGPVQVAENDVVQILADERPAGEYQVAWRVTSADGHPISGAFAFTAAEGTGEPEPTIEQTATPTPGPTTPPAATPTDASTPAPTAAQTAAPAERDVATSGTPAWLWAAGAAAVVVAAAVAVVAARRRTSAARGGATAGDGDR
- a CDS encoding cytochrome c oxidase assembly protein; the encoded protein is MEAASTTTAPADVRAAASVRTRALVLLPVAGAVAVVLGLTYTGAAAPTVVGDPGAVVRWGLPVVETLAELAASLTLGALVLAVCLLPRRAASTAPVRGGTRPRPDGSFAPADGGAYARSLVLAAAAAGTWTVLALVQLVLTYASVAGRSPTSPTFGDELALFVTQIDLGRTLLSVVALAAVVTVVALLVATPTGAAWAAVLVLVALWQQAQTGHAAGAASHEVATQSMVLHLVGAAVWIGALAALAVLGGRLGTDVAPAVARYSVVAGWCVAGVALSGVVNGVVRLGGWDGLTTTYGLLLLVKVALFVVLALLGLAHRRRTVPRLAQVAPAGRWLLWRLVLVEVAVMGAVSGVAVALGSTAPPVPDEPLADTSPAVLVTGHPLPPEPDLAQWVLQWRWDVLTASAAAAGLVVYLRWVHRLRRRGDAWPWGRTASWVVAMLTFVWTTSGGPAMYGHVLFSAHMVQHMVLAMVVPIFVALSAPVTLALRALPARSAQVRDDVSRGPREWILVLVHSRWGTFLAHPVVAAVNFAGSMVVFYYSGVFEWALRTEVGHLAMIVHFSLAGYLFVNALVGVDPGPTRPAFPMRLLLLFATMAFHAFFGVALVGGESLLVADWFGLMGRPWGDSALRDQQVGGSVAWGIGEIPTVALAIVVAVQWTKDDERVARRRDRRVDRDGDTELDEYNAMLAGLADRDAGPTR